A window of Leucoraja erinacea ecotype New England unplaced genomic scaffold, Leri_hhj_1 Leri_65S, whole genome shotgun sequence contains these coding sequences:
- the cunh6orf136 gene encoding uncharacterized protein C6orf136 homolog, giving the protein MYSRNVEFISAFPRINIRGRYIYRLLVTLTRFIAWNYCTDLHMEVIKMTQHPEDWTVQVRWRVTGIPLHVLMLKFYKKDKTELYRTYDAYSIFYLGTDGLVHRHRVSKMVPTQPPTAKVKRLLIGALVALGLEEHRPALNPPLHSVRRQRGAETLLSATTPTGVGKVKGAVPPPPPPPPPPPPLQLVPHPVPRHLANSRLPPTLTTPGPSVHVASVRHVRGSRREACKSTLYRQIPLYYIVHWFTFLPGVRQHLGDRGWATLRLDSRPA; this is encoded by the exons ATGTACTCCCGCAACGTGGAATTCATCAGTGCGTTCCCTCGCATCAACATACG GGGCCGTTACATCTACCGGCTACTGGTGACGTTGACTCGGTTCATTGCGTGGAATTACTGTACCGACCTCCACATGGAGGTGATAAAGATGACACAGCATCCTGAGGACTGGACGGTCCAGGTTCGCTGGCGGGTGACAGGAATCCCCCTCCATGTACTGATGCTGAAGTTTTACAAGAAGGACAAGACTGAACTATACAG AACCTATGATGCATATTCAATATTTTACCTGGGGACGGATGGACTGGTTCACCGACACCGAGTCAGCAAG ATGGTTCCCACGCAGCCGCCCACTGCCAAGGTGAAGCGACTGTTGATCGGAGCGCTGGTGGCCCTGGGACTGGAGGAACACCGACCGGCCCTCAACCCTCCTCTTCACTCAGTCCGCCGACAAAGGGGGGCAGAAACACTGCTGAGTGCCACCACCCCCACTGGGGTAGGGAAGGTGAAGGgtgctgtcccccccccccccccccccccccccccccccccccccctccagctggTACCGCACCCGGTACCCCGACACCTCGCAAACTCCAGGCTTCCTCCGACGCTCACCACTCCCGGCCCTTCCGTCCACGTGGCATCTGTACGCCACGTCAGGGGATCTCGCCGCGAGGCGTGCAAGAGCACGTTATACAGACAGATACCGTTGTATTATATTGTGCACTGGTTTACGTTTCTgcctggggtcaggcagcatctgggagatCGTGGATGGGCCACGTTACGGTTGGACTCGAGACCAGCCTGA
- the LOC129694422 gene encoding uncharacterized protein LOC129694422 encodes MAGTVNCKQSASRGLAMLGLRQWKPSSISLTRIGVNDSGTCYSYYHPIRKQTTSSCRRMQRLEVCRGGFSRHISTTSWTTPVRVWHQNRSQIGAETCGAAGRDLDLVAHRFQLPPNGSLHDACALGTHPADVPLQCLVYVPEQISVQVVVRGDRGRELLERPCVGVEHSLASRIESLPRELEEWLGAEQASALLLCPISS; translated from the exons ATGGCTGGCACGGTGAATTGCAAGCAGAGTGCATCCAGGGGACTGGCGATGCTCGGCCTCAGGCAATGGAAACCCAGCAGCATCAGTCTGACCAGGATCGGTGTGAATGACAGCGGCACTTGTTACAGCTACTACCACCCGATCAGGAAGCAGACCACGTCTTCATGCCGTCGAATGCAG aGGTTGGAGGTGTGCCGCGGTGGGTTCTCTCGGCACATCAGCACCACCTCGTGGACGACTCCTGTTCGCGTGTGGCACCAGAACAGAAGTCAGATCGGTGCGGAGACTTGTGGGGCAGCTGGCCGTGACCTGGACCTCGTGGCCCACCGCTTCCAACTGCCTCCAAATGGTTCATTGCACGACGCCTGCGCCCTGGGCACACACCCGGCTGACGTGCCCCTCCAGTGCCTCGTCTATGTCCCGGAGCAGATCAGCGTGCAGGTGGTGGTGCGGGGGGACCGTGGCAGGGAGCTGCTGGAGAGGCCCTGTGTGGGTGTGGAGCACTCGCTGGCCTCCAGGATAGAGAGCCTGCCCCGGGAGCTGGAGGAGTGGCTGGGGGCCGAGCAGGCCAGCGCGCTTCTGct CTGCCCAATTTCTTCCTGA